The proteins below are encoded in one region of Tessaracoccus aquimaris:
- a CDS encoding Gfo/Idh/MocA family protein: MTPLRFGILGAAGITPAALIAPASENPDVELVAVAARDRGRAERFAAEHGIGRVEDSYEDLLAADDIDAIYIPLPNSEHGRWTLAAVDAGKHVLVEKPFASNADEAERVAARAAESDRVVMEAFHYRYHPLIAEVIGLINDGAIGDLVDVSAWFDVHLPDRSNIRYIHDLAGGSTMDLGCYCLHLVRSLVGEEPEVVSATYRPSPEDDRIDEALTAELRFPGGVTSTVSSSLLEDVERQSATITGTLGVLQVEGFVKPHEGNSLTLKTDGDSTRIDVPVHPTSYACQLGLFVSAVRDGAEILTGPEDSVKQTRAIDAMYRAAGLEPRQ; encoded by the coding sequence ATGACCCCGCTCCGCTTCGGCATTCTCGGCGCCGCAGGCATCACCCCGGCCGCCCTCATCGCCCCGGCCTCTGAGAACCCCGACGTCGAACTGGTGGCCGTGGCCGCCCGCGACCGGGGACGGGCCGAGCGGTTCGCCGCCGAACACGGCATCGGCCGCGTCGAGGACAGCTACGAGGACCTCCTCGCCGCCGACGACATCGACGCCATCTACATCCCGCTTCCGAACTCCGAGCACGGCAGGTGGACGCTCGCCGCGGTCGACGCGGGCAAACACGTCCTCGTCGAGAAGCCCTTCGCGTCCAACGCCGACGAGGCCGAGCGCGTCGCCGCGAGGGCCGCGGAGTCGGACCGCGTCGTGATGGAGGCCTTCCACTACCGCTACCACCCCCTCATCGCGGAGGTGATCGGCCTGATCAACGACGGGGCCATCGGCGACCTGGTCGACGTGAGCGCCTGGTTCGACGTGCACCTGCCCGACCGGAGCAACATCCGCTACATCCACGACCTGGCGGGCGGGTCCACCATGGATCTGGGCTGCTACTGCCTGCACCTGGTGCGCAGCCTGGTCGGTGAGGAGCCCGAGGTCGTCTCGGCCACGTACCGCCCCTCCCCCGAGGACGACCGGATCGACGAGGCCCTCACCGCCGAACTGAGGTTCCCGGGCGGGGTCACCTCGACGGTGTCGAGCTCGCTGCTCGAGGACGTCGAGCGGCAGTCGGCGACGATCACCGGGACGCTCGGCGTGCTCCAGGTCGAGGGCTTCGTGAAGCCCCATGAGGGCAACTCGCTGACGCTGAAGACCGACGGCGACAGCACGAGGATCGACGTCCCGGTGCACCCCACGTCGTACGCCTGCCAGCTCGGCCTCTTCGTCTCGGCCGTGCGCGACGGCGCGGAGATCCTCACCGGCCCGGAGGACTCGGTGAAGCAGACGCGCGCCATCGACGCCATGTATCGCGCGGCGGGGCTCGAGCCTCGCCAGTGA
- a CDS encoding sensor histidine kinase has protein sequence MPALIPELAPQRPTLSRVLTFIVPVMIVGALPVTVAVVLEWEDLSRRPDRLLLLSAVTVLVITLGLWWARRLLVGVGLQLRDATRTARLRSEVVWAVGHELRNPLTMISASASILLSREPGDLTATQERFVTTVEQQARQGIAICEDILAQARIETGNYRPAPSETDLVRLVRETGTAMETLLGQRDQRLFYQLPRLMDPVWLDGRAVRQALTNLVLNASRHSEPGSSVEVKVLDNDNAVVLQVVDSGDGMSQAEREHLFEPFRSGAVSEDGIGLGLTITKQLVEANGGRMLVDTRQLSGTAFMVTFPKETRPRR, from the coding sequence GTGCCTGCTCTCATTCCAGAGCTCGCACCGCAGCGCCCGACGCTCAGCCGGGTGCTGACCTTCATCGTGCCGGTGATGATCGTGGGGGCGCTTCCCGTCACGGTCGCCGTCGTCCTGGAGTGGGAGGATCTCAGCCGCCGTCCGGACCGGCTCCTGCTGCTCAGCGCCGTGACCGTGCTGGTGATCACGCTGGGCCTGTGGTGGGCGAGGCGTCTGCTCGTCGGAGTGGGCCTTCAGCTGCGCGACGCGACCCGCACCGCCCGGTTGCGCAGCGAGGTGGTCTGGGCCGTCGGCCACGAACTGCGCAATCCGCTCACCATGATCAGCGCCTCGGCGAGCATCCTGCTCTCGCGTGAACCGGGCGACCTGACAGCCACCCAGGAGCGATTCGTCACTACGGTGGAGCAGCAGGCACGGCAGGGCATCGCGATCTGCGAGGACATCCTCGCCCAGGCGCGCATCGAGACCGGAAACTACCGACCCGCACCGTCGGAGACCGACCTGGTCCGCCTCGTCCGGGAGACCGGGACGGCCATGGAGACCCTGCTCGGACAACGCGACCAGCGCTTGTTCTACCAGCTGCCCCGGTTGATGGATCCGGTGTGGCTGGACGGGCGCGCGGTGAGGCAGGCGCTGACCAATCTGGTGCTGAACGCGTCGCGCCACTCCGAACCGGGAAGCTCCGTCGAGGTCAAGGTCCTCGACAACGACAACGCGGTCGTCTTGCAGGTGGTTGACTCGGGCGATGGGATGAGTCAGGCGGAGCGCGAACATCTGTTCGAGCCCTTCCGCAGCGGAGCCGTCTCCGAGGACGGCATCGGCCTCGGCCTCACCATCACCAAGCAACTCGTCGAGGCCAACGGTGGACGGATGCTCGTCGACACCCGGCAGCTGTCCGGCACGGCCTTCATGGTCACCTTCCCGAAAGAGACGAGGCCCCGGCGATGA